In a single window of the Neospora caninum Liverpool complete genome, chromosome VIIa genome:
- a CDS encoding putative splicing factor 3B subunit 1: protein MENNASSERGKNQPSSTAAATDSAGVAFDAHIYGETPAAHYVTEIDAETPLVAQDGGSSALAASRGSRGGQRAAEDSARIAERERMLLAQQGDGFQEGTGAVEKSIAAREDFYRRQRFQRPLSPERADPFSDGDLGTESRGGESARTYADVMLEQHLDREKHAAVRQIRKLQEDAELQRQLQMQKGQLGAGDGSEKKRRRWDWSTAGAEGVEDGLTEAERQELARAKARGAKGEEGAAAAAAALVSRWDTPLQAGGQTPGAWGETPLVAGSDGTREGAGAGRAGAVPGKKKSRWDATPTIGGTGQETPTPGQWGTTPAVNQAGTPILAGAGSVTPMASGSGSVTPMIAPGSQTPIMGRKRSRWDATPVLGGSDADMAAAAAAGLTPGASTPMTGGAGMTPGKDGSTPMTSQLTPGMTPLAVTGMAGATPLTPGTPISTAEQLLQLRMQQEQDERTRYMTDEELDRLLPKEGYEIVPPPADYNPPPSSAAAAAARARHQAIGMTPGVAATPTPIGVTPLYTMPEEGVIPGGMEGLMTMGGGIGGQLTAEGGGVTMKAEDYQFFAKLFEDKDEETMTQEEVKERKIQLLLLKIKNGTPPLRRSALRTLTEKAKEFGAAALFNQILPLMMQSTLEDQERHLLVKVIDRVLYRLDDAVRPYVHKILVVIEPLLIDEDYYARIEGREIISNLAKAAGLATMIATMRPDIDHPDEYVRNTTARAFAVVASALGIPSLILFLKAVCQSKKSWQARHTGIKIIQQMSILMGCGVLPHLKQLVEIIQHGLDDQVLKVKTVTALALAALAESAAPYGIEAFDSVLRPLWKGMGEMRGKGLAAYLKAIGSIIPLMDAYHASYYTREVMVMLVREFETNDEEMKKIVLRVVRQCVATEGVESDYIRTDIVPPFFAKVWLVRNALDRRTAKLLIETVVEIANKAGGAHIIQQIVEDLKDPSEPFRKVTLEALEQIIVNNGVLDVDNRLEEQLVDGLLYAFQEQTSEDATALLNGFSTIVNALGTRIKPYLPQICGVIRWRLNTPSAKLRQQAADLIARIAVVMQKCGEEQMLGHLGLFLYEYLGEEYPEVLGSILGALKAIVNVIGMNKMTPPIKDLLPRLTPILKNRHEKVQENVIDLVGRIADRGGDLVSPKEWDRICFDLLDMLKASKKAIRRATVNTFGYIARTIGPQDVLATLLNNLKVQERQLRLCTTIAIAIVAETCLPYSVLPALMNEYRVQELNVQNGVLKTLSFMFEYIGEMAKDYIYTVVPLLEDALMDRDLVHRQTAAWATKHLALGVHGLSCEDALLHLMNFVWPNIFEKSPHLVQAFFDAVDGMRVSLGAGIVFRYVLLGLFHPAKKVREVYWRVYNNLYIGHQDSMVAFYPPLPDDDKGCYSRDELLYVI from the exons ATGGAGAACAACGCGAGCAGCGAGCGGGGGAAGAACCAGCCCTCGTCGACAGCCGCTGCAACGGATAGCGCAGGCGTTGCCTTTGACGCGCACATTTacggcgagacgccggcggcgcATTACGTGACAGAAATCGATGCAGAGACGCCTTTAGTCGCTCAAGATGGCGGCTCTTCGGCCCTCGCGGCGTCCCGCGGGAGCCGCGGCGGCCAGCGCGCAGCCGAAGACAGCGCGCGTATCGCCGAGCGGGAGCGCATGCTCCTTGCTCAGCAGGGCGATGGGTTCCAAGAAGGGACGGGGGCCGTGGAAAAGTCGATTGCAGCCCGTGAGGACTTCTACCGCCGCCAGCGCTTCCAGCGGCCGCTTTCTCCCGAGCGCGCGGATCCCTTCTCCGACGGCGATTTAGGCACTGAGTCGCGCGGGGGCGAGAGCGCTCGTACGTACGCGGACGTCATGTTGGAGCAGCACTTGGATCGCGAGAAGCACGCGGCCGTCCGACAAATCCGCAAACTGCAGGAGGACGCGGAGCTCCAGAGGCAGCTCCAGATGCAGAAGGGACAACTCGGCGCGGGCGACGGCTCTGAAAAGAAGCGCAGAAGGTGGGACTGGAGCACCGCTGGGGCCGAGGGCGTCGAAGACGGCCTCACGGAGGCCGAGCGCCAGGAACTCGCGCGGGCGAAAGCGCGCGGCgcgaagggcgaggagggagctgcggccgcagccgccgcgctgGTCAGTCGCTGGGATACGCCGTTGCAGGCAGGCGGACAGACGCCCGGCGCgtggggagagacgccgctcgtcgcaggaagcgacgggacccgagaaggcgcaggagCTGGGCGAGCCGGCGCGGTTCCgggcaagaagaagagccgatGGGATGCGACGCCGACGATCGGAGGCACGGGCCAg GAGACTCCCACGCCGGGGCAGTGGGGGACAACCCCTGCAGTCAACCAAGCAGGGACTCCGATCCTCGCCGGCGCAGGCAGCGTCACTCCCATGGCCTCTGGCTCGGGCAGCGTGACTCCGATGATCGCTCCAGGCTCGCAAACGCCCATCAtggggcgaaagagaagtcGCTGGGACGCGACTCCCGTGCTGGGCGGCTCGGATGCTGACAtggcggcggctgcagctgcgggGCTGACTCCTGGAGCCTCGACGCCCATGACAGGCGGCGCAGGCATGACGCCCGGAAAGGACGGGAGCACTCCGATGACGAGTCAACTGACTCCTGGAATGACGCCACTAGCGGTCACGG GAATGGCAGGCGCGACTCCGTTGACTCCCGGGACGCCGATCTCGACAGCCGAGCAACTTCTCCAgctccgcatgcagcaagAGCAGGACGAGCGCACGCGGTACATGACCGACGAAGAGCTGGATCGGCTGCTCCCCAAAGAGGGTTACGAAATTGTCCCTCCACCTGCAGACTACAACCCGCCCCCGTCGtctgcggctgcagccgcggcTCGAGCGCGGCACCAAGCCATTGGAATGACCCCGGGCGTGGCTGCGACGCCGACGCCGATTGGCGTGACGCCTCTGTACACGATGCCTGAGGAGGGAGTGATTCCTGGCGGCATGGAGGGCCTCATGACGATGGGGGGCGGCATCGGCGGCCAGCTGACGGCTGAGGGAGGCGGCGTGACGATGAAGGCTGAAGATTATCAGTTCTTCGCGAAACTCTTtgaagacaaagacgaggaaactATGACACAAGAG GAGGTGAAGGAGCGTAAGATTCAGCTGTTGCTTTTAAAGATCAAGAACGGCACGCCTCCACTGCGCCGATCTGCACTGCGCACGCTGACGGAGAAGGCCAAGGAATTCGGCGCCGCCGCACTGTTCAATCAGATTCTCCCCCTCATGATGCAGAGCACCTTAGAAGACCAG GAACGGCATCTGCTAGTTAAAGTTATCGATCGCGTGTTGTACCGACTGGATGACGCTGTTCGACCGTACGTCCACAAGATTCTCGTCGTCATCGAACCTCTTCTTATTGACGAGGACTACTACGCGCGCATTGAGGGCCGAGAAATCATCTCCAACCTTGCGAAGGCGGCTGGTCTCGCGACGATGATTGCCACCATGCGTCCTGATATCGATCACCCGGATGAATACGTTCGCAATACAACCGCCAG agccttcgccgtcgtGGCGTCTGCGTTGGGGATTCCCTCCTTGATCCTGTTCCTGAAGGCCGTGTGTCAGTCGAAGAAGTCGTGGCAAGCGCGCCACACGGGCATCAAGATCATCCAGCAGATGTCCATTCTGATGGGGTGTGGGGTCCTCCCCCATCTGAAGCAGCTAGTGGAAATCATCCAGCATGGGCTCGACGATCAGGTGTTGAAGGTGAAGACCGTCACGGCCCTGGCTCTTGCAGCCTTGGCCGAGTCTGCAGCGCCGTACGGTATCGAAGCCTTCGACAGTGTCCTTAGGCCTCTTTGGAAGGGTATGGGCGAAATGCGAGGGAAAGGTTTGGCGGCGTACTTGAAAGCGATTGGTTCCATTATCCCCCTTATGGACGCCTACCACGCGAGCTACTATACACGAGAAGTTATGGTCATGCTGGTTCGCGAATTCGAAACCAACGATGAAGAAATGAAAAAAATCGTCCTAAGAGTCGTCCGACAATGCGTCGCTACAGAAG GTGTGGAAAGCGACTACATACGGACAGATATCGTTCCTCCGTTCTTCGCGAAAGTCTGGCTGGTGCGTAACGCACTCGACCGCCGCACGGCGAAGCTCTTGATTGAGACTGTCGTGGAAATTGCCAACAAAGCAGGAGGCGCCCACATCATTCAGCAGATTGTCGAAGACCTGAAAGACCCAAGTGAACCGTTCAG AAAAGTCACTTTGGAGGCCTTGGAACAGATCATTGTGAATAACGGCGTTCTCGACGTCGACAACCGCCTGGAGGAGCAGCTGGTGGATGGGCTCCTGTACGCCTTCCAGGAGCAGACGTCGGAGGACGCGACGGCGCTGTTGAACGGCTTCTCAACCATCGTTAACGCGCTGGGCACACGCATCAAGCCTTACCTGCCTCAGATTTGCGGTGTTATCCGTTGGCGTCTCAACACGCCGAGTGCGAAGCTGAGGCAACAAGCGGCAGACCTCATTGCGCGCATTGCCGTCGTCATGCAGAAGTGTGGGGAGGAGCAGATGCTTGGCCATTTGGGGCTGTTCCTTTACGAGTATCTTGGAGAAGAGTATCCGGAG GTTCTGGGTAGCATTTTGGGTGCCCTCAAGGCGATTGTGAATGTTATCGGCATGAACAAAATGACGCCTCCCATCAAGGACTTGCTTCCGCGTCTCACGCCGATTCTCAAGAACCGCCACGAGAAGGTCCAAGAGAATGTTATTGACCTTGTGGGGCGCATTGCCGATCGAGGCGGGGACTTGGTGTCCCCCAAGGAGTGGGATCGCATCTGCTTTGACTTGCTGGATATGCTCAAGGCGAGCAAGAAAGCGATTCGACGCGCTACCGTGAACACTTTCGGCTACATTGCGCGAACCATTGGTCCCCAGGATGTACTCGCTACGCTGCTGAACAACTTGAAGGTACAGGAGCGCCAACTGCGTCTGTGCACGACAATCGCCATCGCGATTGTGGCAGAAACGTGTCTGCCGTATTCGGTGCTTCCGGCCTTGATGAATGAGTATCGCGTGCAGGAGCTAAATGTGCAGAATGGCGTCCTCAAGACGCTTTCCTTCATGTTTGAGTATATCGGAGAAATGGCCAAGGACTACATCTACACCGTTGTGCCGTTGCTCGAAGACGCCCTCATGGACAGAGACCTCGTCCACAGGCAAACGGCTGCTTGGGCTACCAAGCACTTGGCGCTCG GTGTCCATGGTCTCAGCTGTGAAGACGCACTGCTGCATCTGATGAACTTTGTGTGGCCAAACATCTTTGAAAAATCGCCGCATCTTGTTCAG GCTTTCTTCGACGCTGTTGACGGCATGCGAGTTTCACTCGGTGCGGGCATTGTCTTTCGATACGTCCTTCTCGGTCTGTTCCACccggcgaagaag GTGCGCGAAGTGTACTGGCGGGTGTACAACAACCTGTACATTGGCCATCAAGATTCGATGGTTGCTTTCTACCCTCCCCTTCCGGACGACGATAAGGGTTGCTATTCTCGAGATGAACTACTCTATGTTATTTAG